In the genome of Desulfuromonas sp. DDH964, one region contains:
- a CDS encoding TAXI family TRAP transporter solute-binding subunit, whose amino-acid sequence MQIRPMVSFVAAVALLFCSFSTAQAAEERNYLMATASTGGTYYPVGVALSTLVKVKLQPTQKIGMSAISSAGSGENIKLLRDNEVQFAILQGLYGVYAWKGTGPIASEGPQKNLRSVTMLWQNVEHFAVNRKFAKTGTVADMVAMKGETVSLGSKNSGTLGSNTVLLENLGVPNVETYYNLIYVGYGPSADAMQNGQAAGMSIPAGVPAGAITKAMANMGSDLAILDFTDAELAKADGGMDLWTRYVIPAGTYPGQEKDINTIAQPNFLSVRADVDEDAVYQITKTIYENLPFLNAIHSATKAMAIEKAIAGLPMPLHPGAAKYYQEVGIKIPARLLAN is encoded by the coding sequence ATGCAGATCAGGCCCATGGTGTCATTCGTTGCAGCAGTCGCCCTGCTCTTCTGCTCTTTCTCCACCGCTCAGGCCGCAGAAGAGCGCAACTACCTGATGGCTACCGCCTCCACCGGCGGCACCTACTACCCCGTGGGGGTCGCCCTGTCGACCCTGGTCAAGGTCAAACTCCAGCCTACCCAGAAGATCGGTATGTCGGCAATCAGTTCGGCCGGGTCCGGTGAGAACATCAAACTGCTGCGGGATAACGAAGTTCAGTTTGCCATCCTGCAGGGACTTTACGGCGTTTATGCCTGGAAGGGGACCGGCCCGATTGCGAGCGAAGGCCCGCAGAAAAACCTGCGTTCGGTGACGATGCTCTGGCAGAACGTCGAGCACTTCGCCGTCAACCGAAAATTTGCCAAGACCGGCACCGTGGCCGACATGGTCGCCATGAAAGGGGAAACCGTTTCCCTCGGCTCGAAGAACTCCGGCACCCTCGGCTCCAATACCGTCCTGCTGGAGAACCTCGGGGTGCCGAACGTTGAAACCTATTACAATCTCATCTACGTCGGCTACGGTCCCTCGGCGGACGCCATGCAGAACGGCCAGGCTGCCGGCATGAGCATCCCGGCCGGGGTACCGGCGGGGGCGATTACCAAGGCAATGGCCAATATGGGCAGCGACCTGGCGATCCTCGATTTTACCGATGCGGAACTGGCCAAGGCCGATGGCGGCATGGATCTCTGGACCCGCTACGTGATCCCGGCCGGCACCTACCCGGGGCAGGAGAAGGATATCAACACCATCGCCCAGCCCAACTTCCTCTCGGTCCGCGCTGACGTTGATGAAGACGCCGTCTACCAGATCACCAAGACCATCTATGAAAACCTGCCGTTTCTGAATGCCATCCACAGCGCCACCAAGGCGATGGCGATCGAAAAGGCGATCGCCGGGCTGCCAATGCCGCTGCATCCGGGCGCCGCCAAGTATTACCAGGAGGTCGGCATCAAGATCCCCGCCCGCCTGCTGGCCAACTGA